The nucleotide window GTTTTCCTTTGTTACTTTACGAAATAAAGAAGCCAGTTTTGATTCTTTAGCCTAACTCTTTAAATATTATATaccagggctattcaattaaatatttggtcgggcCGGTTTTTCAGattaaggacatgagctgggccggacatttttagcagtgAGCAaaattaaccatttaaaagaaaaacaaatagataagataacaaacacactggatgtttattaacgtattgTCACACCCAAAAGggcaaaaacacaataaaagagcagcacttgtcaTTGTTAGTAAAAGAAGTcggacccaagtcacaatcactcgagggttgctttcgggccgcatgtggcccgcgggccctaattgaatagggctgaaTAGAACATCTTTACAGGCTAGTCCACGTCTACCACAGTAcaacaaaatgcatttacttgCCATATGAGCCAGTCAAAAATCATGttacatttctgtcattttttcgaGTTTTTTCTGCAAGTATCCTGATCCACCTGGTGTATAGAAACAGTGAGTATGGCTTCTTTAAGTTTATGGGGGTGCATTTGTGACAGGGTTGATAGATAATAACTCCTACTGACAACAgattatatatgttttttagctgtttttgttttttcttcgtACACATTATGGTGATATGCAAACTGGAAGCAGATCAGAATACTAAACCCAAATGAACCTTGCAACAGTGGAAGTGTGGTTTCCAAAACTGTGGACTAATGGTTATTAATTCATTGTACAAAAATCGCATACAGACAGCACATTTTTAACCTAGcataaaactgcattttatactAGCTTAAAGCACGCGTCACAGACACCTGTTCTATCCACAGTCACTGGTACAATCCGACATTATGACGACATAATAAGACAATCCAATCCAAAGTATAAGAACGATGCTCTCTGCTGGACTCAGCTCACTTTGCCTTTGAGTTTACTGAGAGAGCAAGAGATCACTGAGAGAGCAAGAGATCACTGAGAGAGCAAGAGATCACTGAGAGGACAAGAGGTTACTTTTTGACTCGATAAAACTGCACTAACAAGCGATTAACCACTACCACAATGTCTTTGTAAGTACTACAGCTGTGTATGTAACTAccttttcaaacattaaagctaGGTACAGATCATCTGAAATCAGTTGACATCAAATTGTATGTAACTttgcatattttgttttttttgttgtatctgTTTTGATTTACAGTAGTGTGCTTTGTTGACACAAATGTACTGCAGATTTAGCTATTTGTAACCCACACACCCTTGCTGTcaatgtttcttttgtataattgTAAGCCTGTGTAATTTGTGTTTTCGTCATGAATGTTGCATAACTAGTGAAACTAACATTCACATGTCACTTTTCAGTAAAAACACTAAGAAACAGAGCCAAACTCTACCATTATTCCTGGACACAACCCATTGGTATGGGATCACTCCTCCTATAAGTGAAGATATGCCAGAGGAAGCTGACCTGATCCAGACCAGAAAGATGGTTGAAGAGCTGAAATCATGCAGTGTATTTGAGATAGGCACAGAAAAGCAGCACAGGTAGGACACATCTTTATTCCATGTCAGTTTCCATATCGTTAAAAAATACAGCTTGGTGGGGCAGACACTTGAAATGTTTAAACATGAAAAGGTTTTGACTGAGTGCACATGCTTTTGGGTCATTGCCCTGGTTGGTTATCACAGCAAAAAAAGGAGAACAACTTGGATAAATCAATGAATTTTTGTTGACCAAAAGTGTAAAGACGTGTTTTGtgtgaaatatgaaaatgttataaatttttctttgttttatttgcagaGAAAATGTTGTCAAGAGTCTGGAGTCTCTCTATAAGAAGTGGCTCACAGACACCTGTGAACGTATGGTGAGGCAACTTTTTCCTCAAGTATTGTCATTTCAAAAGTCACTCCTAATGTGATGCTGAGAACCTCTTGCTGCATagattatgtgttttatttatatgtatatatttgtaattttagaaTTTACCTGAAGTGGTGACAGCAAAGGTTGGAGGCAAAATCTTCCCATTTGGATCCTATCATCTGGGAGCTGACTCAAAAGGTATGTAAAGGTTTATTGCCTCAAATAAAGACCTAAAAATGAATCATGAAAGAGAATGGGGAGGATAgtaacacttacacacactaaCTAGCAAAGAAACCTGCACTCATATGAGTTTTTGCTGCTCTGACAGGTGCTGATATTGACATCCTGTGTGTCGGACCTGGATTCCTGGAGAGGAAGGACTTCTTCAGGTCCTTTTCTGAGAAGCTGAAAGCTCAAAAAGAGGTCAAAGGCTTAATGGTATGCCATATTGGTGATTGTGTATAAAtatgtgtgtacagtgtgtacaaatCAAACAGTTTTCTTCTATATTGCAACAAGTGACTGATATAATTGTTGTTTCTTTAGGTCATTGAAGATGCGTTCGTCCCAGTCATCAAATTCTCTTATGATGGGATTGAGGTAAATAAGCTAAAGAGACAAGGAcgaataaattaatgaatgactGAACGCTTTATTGCACCTTGAGGAATTTGCTTTGCACCAAGAGAATAGAAACATAGAAATAACTAAACTTTCTGCTGTATACGTTTCTTATAAtgtttgtatgagttttaatcattgtgtttgtgctcctgttgttgtttaGATTGATCTGGTTTTTGCTCTAGTAGCACAGAAAAGCATCAGTGTAAGTATTAACCTCATGGATGACAAAATTCTGACGGGCATGGATAAACAAAGTGTCAGGAGTCTCAATGGTAAGTATCCGACTGTATTTAGCTTAGGTATAAATACTTGACAGCTGCAAGTATGCTGCAAGGTAAGTATGCCATTTTATGTGTTGTAGTTAACCCTTTTTGCTGGGgggctgtcttaataaaactGTTTCTCGATCTTAATTTTGTAGGTTTTAGAGTCACAGAGGAGATCCTCAGAAGTGTGCCAAATGTTTTTAACTTCCGGCTGACACTGAGAGCCATCAAGCTTTGGGCCAAACGTGAGTAACACTACAAGTGTTGTTAAGCATAGTTTGAAACTGTCTACTTAGACAAAAGCTACACGTAAACACAAAAGATGCCCAATGTGTTGGCCGTTGTCGTTAACAGGAATATATTTTCTTGACTGCATATCAAATGACTTTAATTTTTGCCATCTACGCACTATATGTACAACCTGAAATGTCATGTGTCTCAATTTGTATGTATAGAGTTACAGTTACATTATACTATGCACCAAGAACTCACACAACTACCTAAACAATGAACAAAGCACATATTCTAACTCTGTTTACACAACACAGTACTTTTCAATGGATATGTATTACatcagttaaataataaaactgtCATTGGTGAAAAACCCATCAATCTTGATTCAATATTCATGATaggttagtgttttttttaataaagaacaGAGACGGTGTTTACAAAGGGAGTGACCCCAGACagctatttatttttctttacactGGCCTGTGTTCGAGTGACTCATTTTGCCTCTGATATTTTGTTTGACTTGTTTCTATTTGTTTCCACACAACCACAGCTCGTTTGCCATAACACGGAGTACAATGAATAATAATTCACAGGTTTACTCAGTGGCACAGGTAGACATAGAGGAATTAATCAACTAGATATCTTACTTTACCCAAATTTAACATCTGATTGGttcaacagttaaaaaaaaaagcattttcaaACTAGGCAAGAAAGTTTACATTGGTGTTATTTGAACTCAAGGTCTTAAACCTATTTTTCATCCGCCTTTTTCTCTTCAGGACGTGGTATATACTCCAACATGATGGGGTTCCTGGGTGGTGTCTCATGGGCCATGATGGTTGCCAGAGTCTGCCAGTTATACCCAAATGCCACAGCATCCACCCTGGTGAACAAATTTTTCAAGATGTACGAAATGTGGTGAGTTGATCTGTTTGTATTGTCCCctttaagaggaaaaaataatcATGAAGCGATGCACTAAAGGACACTAAGCAATGAGATCTGTTACAGTCTGGGTAAATTAGTGATCATAGATAGCATCTGGTTTTAGATAGAAACAGGGAGATGTTTGAGATGTTTCtatgaatatatataaatattttattcaaaaaaaaatctgtgacaTTTTTGACGATCTGTAAATCTTGTATTGTCTTTCAGGGAGTGGCCAATCCCAATTGTTTTGAAGAAAACGGTGGACTGCGGTCTCAAGTTCCCTGTTTGGAATCCCTGGGTAAGTCTCCGGCAGGATTTTTATCAGCATTTTCAGCCGCAAATACAAAatcctgtcagtcatgtccatgaatgctaaaacactgaaaatgttgtgttcaTCTGCATTCCCAGACTAATCTAGTCGACCGCTCACACCTGATGCCTGTGATCACCCCTGCATACCCACAGCAGAACTCTACCTGCAATGTGTCTCGCTCCTCCTTAGCTGTTATAACAGAGGAGATCAAGAGAGGTACGTAGTTACTCAGCTGATTTTCAAATCACCTGATCACAAATTCAAACCTCCACAAATCTTTGATTAAGGATTTAGTTGCCTCCAAGGCATGTGACAAATGCATAACTTCTCAACAGTCAGGCTTTAACAACTTTCTCCTCCTCATTCACAGGATATGAAATCACTGAACATATCCGGCAGAAACAAGAAAGCTGGTCCAAACTATTTGAAGCTTCAGACTTTTTGGAGCAGTACAAGTATGTATTCTGGAGTTTAGAGAAGaatatgtgtgtttacatgtactAAATACCCTCAGATATATACTACTTCCTTAAATGTGGACACTAgccatttttttgtaattctttATCACTTTGATGATCTGAAATAGAAATCTGTTTACTGTAGAACTTGAtaccttttttaaatcacacagtTAAAgctatgtattttatttaatattgtatAGTAGAAGATCTGTAGTCTTGAATGAAGTTGTTTTTACACATTGTGTTATTTCGTGTATGAATTTGATATGGAAGGTAATTTTATTATTAGCTTTAGAGAGACTTGTGGCCTTTTCCCCCAAAACACAAACTTAGAATGGTTTTGGTTATAATAAttggtcatgttttttttcctaacaTGAACTAGTGGATGTTTCTTCCTGGTGTGTATTTgatgtgttaaaatgttttttgctATTTGCTCTTATCATTACttgtaattgttttttattgtgattgactttaatttttaaatgaaatgtggaCTGTTTGTCTCTGCATGGATTCACACATTATTTAACATCAGACCTAAGTTTGCACCCAATGTTACAGTTAAATAACATCTGTTTTATGGATTTGACACCACACgttgctgtttttaattgagAATATAGCCTTAAGCATGTTCAAGTGATCTAAGAAATTGATGGTTAAAGAtctgaaaatgtgttaaagCTTTTCATGTGTGCTGTCTGACAAAAATCTGTTGTTCCTTGAAGTATTTAATGTATCTGTGTTATCCTATGCACATGTTATATTGTGATTTTTTGAATAAACCTCATATGAATGCATTTTTGATCACTTTTACTAGTTTAGACTTACCAtagacttttatcttttttccccctcagatTAAAAATCTCTGTAGCTATCAGGAGGTCAGAACAGGCAGTTAATTTTTGTACAGCTAATTATGCCGTTGTCAGAATAAGGAGTATATGACATAGTGTGCAGTTGTTTACAGCTTCAGATGGTGAAGTCGACAGGTTTTGTCTTGAAAATGGTGTTCATAGTGGTTGTGGTAAAGAAAAGTGTCCATCTTTGTTCAGTTATGTTACTCTGCTGCAGCCTGGTCTGCTTCAAATATTGATCATGACTTCCCTCAACAATTGATAGAAATGCAAGTATAGTTACTATAGTACAATTCTAGCCTTGTGTTATATTGCCATTGTTCTGTCTCTTATTTCTAAAGGCATTACATTAAGGTGGAActaacttcaacaacaaaagagcAGCATCGAGACGGGTGAGTACTCTGCACAGAACATGAGAAGCCAAGTTACAGAGAAACTGGAACAGATGCAGACATTTTTGTAGACAATCCCACATTTTTGGGCGAGAGCACTTCTTATTCACACCTGTGGTTCTCTTTGAGGGAGAAAAccgttttaatattttatctctAGCTTCTGTTGTGCTTTTGTCTTCCTGAGCATTATGTTTTGTTTCGCTTCATCAGGGTATGCCTGTTTGAGTCTAAAATCAGACACCTGGTAGGAACTCTGGAGAGAAACCCGCTTATTTCCCGGGCCCATGTTAACCTGCAGTCCTACCCTGGACCACAAGATAGTTATGGAAAGTAAGAACATGATTTGATGGTTAAACTATGTCAGGGCACTCTTAAGAATAAGCCCCTGAGTGATCAATACTAATATCTCATATGCTACTCTTTCTATATTTTATTcctatgttgtgtttttactctCAGATTGCACTAAGATATTAACAATAGTAAAGTGTGCTTCACTTGTCAACTGATTTGTTTATATCTGTTTCAGAAGCAACACAGTTTGGCTGATCGGACTTGTCTTCAATATGGATCATTTTAAATACCAAAGAGTCGATCTGTTCACTGAGCTCCAGCCCCTCTTAAATCAtggtacattttttattatctttcaaAATATTCAGAAGAAAAGGAACCATGTTGTGAGATCTTTTTAAAAGcttctttatttgtgtttctgcagtcagggGCCTGGAACGTGGTTACAAGATGTCCGATGAGGGGGCGACCTTAACAGCCAAATATATACAGAGGGAAAACCACACCTGGAAGCTACCTAATAGAAGCCAAATGGTGTCATATCCAGTCAGGCTCACACACCGCCAAATTTCGAATGCAGCACCTCTGATACACCCGgccataaaaagaaaagatttaaCTCAATCTTTGATGCCAGCGAAAAGGATAAGAGCTGACAAGGTATGCCATCTAGCTTTACTGATGAGAAAATGTCATTTTCAagaaatgtgttcatgtttttggaGAAATACTCTGATTTACATGTTTGCAGACTTAAATGAGATGGATACAGAGATGGTGGTCAAGTCTGAAACAATAGGTTGCTTATCTTATTTCACAAATACTAACTAGGTGTAGGGAGGTGTCGGCACCATGAAACCACTCTGAATGATAAGCAACCTGACAAAACTCCATGAAGTGTGTTGATGAAAAATAGATGTGCACAAAACCAACCCTTTACAtctacaaagacaaaacaaatacaccTTTGTTTTTTATGGGATAAACTATTTGAATGGATTACCTGTGAATAGTTTGGCTAGCTGTTTCTGTGCTCTAAGTTCCAATGCTATAAGCTAACCAGCcactggagttcagattttCTGTGCAATATAGTAATGGATATTCTCAATACTTACTTGGTGTACAGTTTTTAAGTTATGGTATTTTGTCAGTTATGTGCTCACAACCTCACAGTGACAACTAGACTCGGGGAGTTACAGTGCCTCATCCAAGAAATGTAGACAAATATTTTTACAGCTCTGTTGTAGGGATTAAAATATATGAAGGGATTTCCTTTGGATAGAGTTAGGCTGGCTGTTTTCCCATATTTACTGACCAGTAGCAAACACTTCCTAGAGTACTCTCTTAACGATTAGCAACCTCACTGTGACGACAAAACTCCTGGAAGTTTTATTATTAGAACAAATCATTCATttctcacacaaacaacacaacttcTGCTCAATATTTTTACACCCTTTGTTTttgtatgaaattaaaaaaacagacagggttATCTTTTGAGTGCTGCAAGCTGTTTCCTTGCTAGTAAAGCTAAACCAATCTATCCAGCTGCTGGAAGTAGCCTTAGATATACTGTACTGTCACAAGAGGGGTATCAGTGTCctcattttatttacattagcCTATAACACTTGGAATTATTTAACATGCCCAGAATGTGCAGTAAGCTGTAAATCAGTAAGAATGGCACCAACAAGGCCCCTTGTTAAATGTGTCActaaaactcaacattttctTGTTTACTACAGGAATTGCATTCCATGACAAGCAGCTCAGGTGCTTCACCATCCCTGACACAGCAGGGCATCAAGAGACCTCTCTGTCCTCAACCATCAACATCATGCAAAAAGTTCAGAGCTGATATGGAGACAACTCAAGACCCTAGCACTTCTCAAAGCACCAAGAGACCTCTCTGTCCTCAACCATCAACGTCATGCGAAAAGTTCAGAGCTGATATGGAGACAACTCAAGACCCTAGCACTTCTCAAAGCACCAAGAGACCTCTCTGTCCTCAACCATCAACGACATGCAAAAAGTTCAGAGCTGATATGGAGACAACTCAAGACCCTAGCACTTCTCAAAGCACCAAGAGACCTCGCGCTACTGAGCCTGAGACACCAAACAAAAAACCCAGAGATAACCTGGTATGCTAAACTGTCTTGCTAAATGGATCTTTAAGTTTATGCTCAATTAACCTTTTCAGTTTGCACTGGATGACATGAGTCATAAGATCCACTTATTGCATAAAAAGTGCTTATAACAAGATATTTCTGTTTGTCCTTCTCAGACTGGGCCCGAAAAAGAGCTGTCAGACCTGCCACTAAGCCTTTCCAAGCCTGCTATGACTCCAAAGTTCCCCATCAGATTGAAACTGTTCCGGTAAGGCATCTGATAACTAATACTTTCTACTTGCTGCACAAATTGCTCCTCTTTTCTAGCGTCTATTGTGCCCGATCTGCGAGTCATTCTCACATACAGTATTCATAGTTAGATTCAAGGACGATAGAGCTGCATGAGTTTATATTTTtcagccactagagggcagtgaaGCCTTTCTGCTGGCCTCACTGTTCACAGAGAAGTCAATTAGTGACAGCAAAACCTGATTCAGATTAGCATGAACTCTCACTTATCTTTCTATACACTGTCtgcaagaggaagaaaataaggGTTTTTATTGTTTGGAGTGGACCTTCATGCATTGTTTTAAAGACCACATGCAGTTTCTTGGCCAGGACTCAACAATTAATTATATGAAATGGGCATCAGACTTTTTAAACGCACCTGAGCCATCAGAGTTTTCTCATCAAGTGATAATGTGAAATGGTTTCTGAGTGCTAGAGGGAGGAAAGCAATTACTGAGTTGACCACTGTCTGACCTTTGATTTGGCCCCCTGTTTTGAATTTAGATTTAAACCTGCTAAAAAATGTCCCTTTTTCAGAAGTTTGTCACACAGTATGGACTGTGGATCTTTAACTATATTTGTTGTAAtggtttaaattattttaaacagacaGAGTCCTTTGAAAAGGTAGAGATTTGTTTCAGGGAAACACCGTAGTCTTGCTTCTACTCTCTTatcttgttttgtgtgtgtgtgtgtgtgtgtgtgtgtgtgtgtgtgtgtgtgtgtgtgtgtgtgtgtgtgtgtgtgtgtgtgtgtctatgtgtgtgtgtgtgtgtgtgtgaatgtcagTTTTCCTCGCAGGAATTTGGCATTTAGCAGGAGTAAAAAAGTTTAGAGTTGTTTTGTCTGCTCTTAAATTTAATTATCTGATAGTGTTTAAAGCTATAAATACATGagactttaacatttttgaagCTGGTTTTAACAAGCAACACTTTAAAAACCTGATACACAGTCATTACCaacttttaaagtctgtttttttttacacagtttttgttttatggtaTATGTCATAATGCGGACATAATTTTTATTAGTACCCACGGGTGTTATTACAGGGGAGGGGGATTTATACACCAGTCCATTAACCTCTAAGTCTCACATCCATATTTGTCTTTTCTCTTACAGTGATAACTTCTGATGGAGCTCCTGATCAGGAGGGGAAATCTTCACCCTCTTATGTCTTGTCTGTTTGTGATTGCATAAATAAAAACGTAAATGTTGCAAATATTCTGCCGTATTGTTGCATTATTGTCTCTTGTGGTTCACCACTTGAAACAAGATAATtctgctgtttaaataaagcttcAAAAATACAATTCATCATACTGCAGACTTTAATTTAAGGGTTaaccacatttacattttggtaAAACCACATTATGTGCAAATACAGAAACTAGATACGTttaaatatctatatatatacatatatatatatatatatatatatatatatgtatatgtatatatatatatttgggaATTTTTTTTGATATGTTTAACTTTGCACTTATGTTCTACCTTTATTCACTTTAAGTTAAATGTAAAAATCGTGTGCATAACTTTATTTGATACTTTACCCTGTTCTAATaaaatgttgttattattacacTTCAATCCATATTGTATGTGTGTAAAGTTTGAAGTTTCTCTATGCaccttttcttgtatttttatgtATGACCTGATAGAGTTTGTCCTGTTCGTCAAGTATGTCTTGTCCAGTGTCCCCACTCATGGCCTGCACCTAGTCGTGGTGAGTGGGCTTTTAACTAAGATGGGCCACCTGTGTAGAAATGCTCGTTACATGTATTGTGTTATTAAAGATAGGAGAATGCTCTCAGAGTATACATATTTTccaaatgttaattaaatagCCACATCAGAAACaaagtcagaacaaaaacagtcaacaaGAGTCAAACAGCAATAACTAATAAACACATAGTTAAGAGATTAAGGAGCTGTTTGATACCTGAGGACTCTGTATCATTTCATTAAATTATTTGATATGTCATTATgggatgtgttttatttttgtataatgCATAATTAACCTCCATCTTTAACCCTTAATAAGGTCATACAGTtaaatgtactttaaaaaaCGTGCCATTTCTAAGTCCAGTCAGCAACAAAAAGTCataacataaaaatattaaaaactaagCTTGAtaagtttaaatgaaaacatctttatatttaattatttacattAAGTCATAGTGtctgctgccacctgctggtcatTTTTTGTTAGTGCTAGATGCAGTTAGATTCTGACGTGAAGCACAAACAGGGGGAATGGGCAGGAATCACATTGCAGCAGGAATCTGAATAGATTTCATGTTAGAAGCTTTCTGTTGTTTGGGTCGTACACGTACCCTGGGGGATAAAGAGAACAGCATCAACCTTTACTATCATTGCTTTATTACTTTATCTATCGTGGTATTCAGCGGTGTTTCTCATGTAATACAGAGCAGTGCTTGCTTTAGGCAAAGACAATAATTGTTAAGTAACATGAATTGTTTCTTATCAGTTTAGaggagtttctgtttttaaagaaattcaTCATTGaaggttttctttgtgttttgtacttttttgtcACATGAAAGAAGAATACTGATAGTTCTACCTCTCCTTCTGCTTTATCTTTAAAGTCTGTATGAGAATGAGATTGATTCACTCCAACATTA belongs to Notolabrus celidotus isolate fNotCel1 chromosome 13, fNotCel1.pri, whole genome shotgun sequence and includes:
- the LOC117823963 gene encoding poly(A) polymerase beta-like; the protein is MSFKNTKKQSQTLPLFLDTTHWYGITPPISEDMPEEADLIQTRKMVEELKSCSVFEIGTEKQHRENVVKSLESLYKKWLTDTCERMNLPEVVTAKVGGKIFPFGSYHLGADSKGADIDILCVGPGFLERKDFFRSFSEKLKAQKEVKGLMVIEDAFVPVIKFSYDGIEIDLVFALVAQKSISVSINLMDDKILTGMDKQSVRSLNGFRVTEEILRSVPNVFNFRLTLRAIKLWAKRRGIYSNMMGFLGGVSWAMMVARVCQLYPNATASTLVNKFFKMYEMWEWPIPIVLKKTVDCGLKFPVWNPWTNLVDRSHLMPVITPAYPQQNSTCNVSRSSLAVITEEIKRGYEITEHIRQKQESWSKLFEASDFLEQYKHYIKVELTSTTKEQHRDGVCLFESKIRHLVGTLERNPLISRAHVNLQSYPGPQDSYGKSNTVWLIGLVFNMDHFKYQRVDLFTELQPLLNHVRGLERGYKMSDEGATLTAKYIQRENHTWKLPNRSQMVSYPVRLTHRQISNAAPLIHPAIKRKDLTQSLMPAKRIRADKELHSMTSSSGASPSLTQQGIKRPLCPQPSTSCKKFRADMETTQDPSTSQSTKRPLCPQPSTSCEKFRADMETTQDPSTSQSTKRPLCPQPSTTCKKFRADMETTQDPSTSQSTKRPRATEPETPNKKPRDNLTGPEKELSDLPLSLSKPAMTPKFPIRLKLFRDNF